In Triplophysa rosa linkage group LG2, Trosa_1v2, whole genome shotgun sequence, the genomic window TTAACTTCCCTCAAAACCTGTTGAAATCTATTTGTAAAGTCAATGTGGAACCACATATAGTTCTGACCAATTAGAGCACTTGAAGGCGGGTCTTTGCCAATCTCAACCAATAATGTGAGTTTGGGGCAGGCCTACCCatttgtccaaacaatggaGAAACTCACACATTCTGTATTACTGTATCATGtggaaaatctttaaaaaaacaacaagtaaGATTCTACAGTTCAGACACTGTCTTGATCAaaaattctgtttattttcctaTTGGTTTGCGTATTTGTAAATGACTGTTTACATTGTCTTTACTGATATCATTTCcaaatttttgtaaaaaaaaagatggtTCATAATCTCATACTGCTCATATATCACAATATTGTTCACGTGAATAAGGACaccaattattattaataaaataaataaacgtattaTTAAAATCATTGGTATGCACACAGTATATAGAACAAAATCCATATGTAAGTTGatgcttctttttaaacttttcttaAAATATGTACACGAAGATGATACTTCCTAATCTGGATATTTGTAATGACACGTTAAACATTTAGTTTACGATTGAGTGAACAGTAAAGACAAACTGCATCTAAACACTCATGCGCACAAACCTTGCGTAACTTCACTTTTCCGTTTGCGATGCACAGGGCACATTTCTGGTTTAATGCATAACTGCAAGGATTCCTATGGTTACCGTTACTTAAACATGACATTAACGAGACAGTGCTCGCCCTGTGAAAGCAACCCACCGGGCCCTAAACTACAAACAACCGCTACTACAGTTACCAAAATGAACAGGAACCTTCTGCCCGACGTACAGAGAACATAAACGTGCTGTATATACCTGTACTGGTGGCTGGTTTTGCTTTATGCGCCGACACTCCCTTTTTCCGCGTGCGGTTTGAAGTGCTCGTGCATGAACGCACACCCTTTCAGACACTACACAACAAAAGCCAATCAATCTGCGGAAGTCACAGTGACAGACAGGAAACACAAACAGAAGCGATGTGTATGTCATACGGATGGACGGGTGGTGCCAAAGACTagggctgtgtccgaaataacCCCCTACACCCGAATATAGTCCACTATGATGCACTATTTGAGGGAACGtccatttttagtggtgtccgaattcatagtggacattattgagtgcactcattcaatcccatgatgaaTCATAAAAACGAGTGTACACTCACGGCTAGCTGCTAGCCATGTATCGTGAGGCTAGCACGGAATGATTCTTGGCAGAAGATGGCGCCCGCAGTGCTTCCAATGCACCGAGTGTCCGAATTTACTCACTCGTTTTCACACGCTCCTTAAAGTGGACAATattagtgaactaatgtagggaatgagGGTATAGGGGGCGATTTCGTACACTGCCAAGATTTTGACAAAACGCTACAAGTTGCctttgcgcatgcgcagaacctGGAGAAATGTTTTGGCGTAATTTGAGTTTCTTGTACGATCTCTTGTATCGTTGCTATCAGGTGTAATTGAAAATAAATCGGTATTCCCCCATTCAAGATGATAGAAGTTGTTTGACTGAAACTTCCACCCGAATGTGCTGCAAACGTGAGCGTCGAGTGCGGAGACTTTGCTAACAGGGACTTTGGTCAGACCTAGAAGACGACGATCCGTTTGGTTGTTGGATCGATTAGAAAAAACATATTCTGTAATGTACAGCGTTTTTGTCAGATTTTGACAAATAAATCATAAtcactatttatttttgctcTCGCTTTAAAAAATGGGCACatactaaacaaaaacagattaaaaatgttgaaaaatccaCAACTCATAACAGTACAGGAAAAACAGAGAACAGAATGTTATGCAATAGTAACAATTTACAGAtaaagagattttttttctgGAGCACCCTTTGAAAATTAGTTCAGCCCATTCTATAAACTGCGCGCACATCTTCTGTATGTTTTCTATATTGCATCTTTAAAAAGACAGTAGTATTTGTACTAAGTGTGTACTAATATAAGCTGTACACTAGCTTTCCAGTGGTCTCAGGTTCACGCAGCTCTGCGCATCAGCTGTGTCAGAAAGCGCTGCTCCTTGACTTCATCATTGACCACGATGCTCTTATTATGACACTAGAACCCTCTCAAAAGAAAAACTAGCCCTAACCTTCTAGACTAGACTAGAGCTAATCCCCTTCCAGTACAAAACAATTACACGAAGTCATATTAGGAATAATACTAAAATTTACGTTTTTTAACCTACACGCAATAACACACGTATTAAGAATCTTCGGTCTGTTACGGTTAAAGTTGCGCGCTAAAAATCTACGgagcaaaaataaattaaatttaaccATCAGTCACACAGCAAATGTCTCGATCACCAAAACTGTTCTAATCATTTCAGTTTTAACCGATCATATAAGGAAAATTGACAGGTTCACAGACAGAGACGCTTGCTTGTGAACGGTGGTTTGTGACGCGGTGTGaagaaaagcaacaaaacacgtctttcaaaataaaagtcttattAGGACCCTTCACACAATtgcagcagcaacaacaaaattATAGCAATACAGCTTCATGCAGCGTGTAGCATTCAACAGTAAACATAAAAAGCTAGTAGTATTTTTAATGTAGAAAAgtgatttattcatttcaaaTAATTATTATAGTTTAGTGTGTTATATAATGCAACAATACAAGTGGTTCCAAAAAAGATTTACAAGAATAGTCCCTGACAAATCCCCAATAAGCAAATCAAAGCAAACAATGCCAAGTAAACCTTAGAAGGAATTAAGACACACGATGCAGTTCTTCAGGCTggacatttaaacacacattagACAAACATACAACATGGAcgatatttatttactaaatgaAATGTAGGCACACATTaaatcaaaaatgaatttgCCTTCTAATCAATaataatttgattttaattttacataGTCTGTCCTCATTTTACAGTGCGATTTCTACAGAAGTACAGATTCCTACAGAATGGATTTGAAACGCTAAAACCTATTAAATAAAAGTGATAATACTACACTATTAGTCGTAGCTAAAATTATTGTCAAATTAGACAAAATATATGTGAAAGATCATAGTCATAGATTTCATAGGAGCCTTATTAGGAGGAACATGAGGTAAAGAGTTGAAAACAGGTCAGGGCCAAAGCTAGTGGACTTCAGGATTGGCGTCCCATGTGTAGGCAGAGACAGAATGTTAAGTACAGGATTCAAGACTTTTTCAAAGTATATTTCACTCCCTTTTGCTTTTAGCCTTTGATCTCAAACGGCAACGCATTATGaagcatttacacattttaaagaaGATGTAGAGGATTACAGTCATAATGGTGATGAGAAAAGCAAACACATCCAGACAGTGGTATTGGTACCAGGTAAGATTATGAGCCTCAACACGCAGATGTTTAGCACCTTTATTGCGCATGACAAACTCAATCCAGAAAACCGCCTCATCCAGAGGCTTCACCGGTCTGTCATGATGGACCCTGGACAAATGTGCAGCCTTCTCTTTATACCTGTGGAAAATCAGACAAATGTTATAACGTATGCCAAAACATTAAGAACACATTTAgaaatattaagaaaacaaaagtcCTGTCAATCAATGATACGGTGACTCACGAGGGGTCTGTAATGACAGCGTTAAGTCCGTCTAACAGGTCTTGAGTCTTCATGCTGTTATAGTCCATGACAACAGCAGCTCCTCTGGCTATCATATGGGCCATGTTATCCGGCTGGTCACCAAACAAGGGGATGCCCACCATCGGGACACCGTGATATATGGCTTCATATATGCCATTAGTGCCTCCATGAGTGATGAATGCTCTGGTTTTGGGATGACCTGAAAAAAAGTGGGACTGTTTTTGTACATGCATTCTTTTACAAGGTTTACGAGTTAAACCCAGTACATTTCAAGATTTAGGTTATGCGGTGTTCattcaaatgaacaaaatgtgtacattttttaaaatcgcAACACTGACCCAATAAATCATTCTGAGGGATCCAGTCATAGATTCTAGTGTTTGGTCCAAGGGTATCAGGCTTCTCTCCGACATATCGCCACAAGACCTACAAGCAATTCAAACAATCGTACAAACAGTATAATAATTACTTATTCAGATAGAAAGTTACTAATACTACTTAAGAAAAATCATTAAACAACTTGAGGTTACAACACTTATTCCAATcacattaaagtgatatttcacccaaaaaatacaaatgcattcaTCATTtcctcgccctcttgtcatttcaaacctgtgtgactttctttcttctgcagaacacaaaagaagatattttgaaaaatgctgttaactggaccccattcgcttgcattggatttgtgtccatacaatagaagtgaatgggtgctgttcgggtaccaactttcttcaaaatatcttcttttgtgttctgcgaaacaaagaaagtcatacaggtttgaaatgaccagagggtgagtaaatgatgacagcaattttatttttgagtgaactatcactaagAATTAAGGcccatttattcattaaaaaatatatgaaaaagaaaagagatAAGACTGTTAAGTAACCTTCTGAGGTATCTGTGCCAGGGCTGACGCGATGGTGTTGCTCTTCTCTTTGGTCATATTCTTTACCATGGACCCCAACGAGAACACCACTATCCCATCATCCCCCGAGCTCTGTACAAACTCCTCCATatccttcacacacacaaaaacataactCGTTGAAAAATGGGATTGTGTATTACTTAGAAACCTggaattaaaaattaaatatatattttctttgaacAAACTCATGATATTTCATAATACTTTATCTACATATTCTTTGAAATGCACAAAAATacggttcacccaaatataaaaattctgtcatcaggaaaaatcactaaaagtgGCCTAGAACTTCTTCAaaatcaacaaataaaaatcttcTTTTACAAACaattgtgttcaacggaacaaagacatttataaagcaatttttcctactatggtagtcaacggtggccaagaactgtttggttacaagcgttcttccaaatatctttctctgcgtgcatcagaacaaagacatttacagatttggaacaactcgagggtgaggaaacttcacttttgggtgaactgttcttttaagttgtgttattattaataCAAGTGTGTTATTATCTTAAGTAAATAAAGAACTGTAAGATATTAAAAACATGTACCTTGGGTAGCGGTTTGGCAGGGGTGCAGTGAAGCCCTCCAACGTATTTGAAGTTAGGCAGGAATGGTCGTGGATACTCAAAGTCCCAGTAAGTTCTGATTAACCAGATATCAGCTTTACCCAACATCTCACAGTAGGAAGTGGGTCGTCCTGCAATAAAGAGTAAACATtctgttcatttattcaccttcaaaatCTGTATACGACTCTTgctcctgtggaacacaaaagaagatattttgagaaatgtggttttgtgttcatacaatggaaagtcaatgagatccaattttgtttggttaccaatgttcttcaaaaaaaaaaacacacacaacaacaacaacaacaacagagaGTCACaggcttggaatgacatgaggggagtaaatgttgaaaaatgATGCTATAAATATTGAGAACCCAGAAGTCTCACCTAAATATTCAGTGTAATAGTTGTCAAATGTTCTCCACAAAATTTTGGCAAAAGCATCTTGCGAAAGGTAGAAGATCATATTTGCGATTCGCTCCGTAAAAGTCATGTTGTCTGTGAGTTTACTCATGGCTCCAGGTACATATGATGGTGGTGCTGGTATCTGACCACACATCCGCTCAGTCGCGTGACCGATGGAGAATCTGAACGTGAACACCAAGGGAACGTTCAGCTGTTCTGCCATTATATCACTGCATGGGAAGATGGGGTCGGACAAAACGACATCAAACTTTCCACGTCGCAATCTGTCCAACAACCCTGGAGATTTCAGAATGCCGTCACAGTATGAAATACCCATAGCCAGATGTTGGGAGGCAAGCTGGTAGAATTTGATCACAATCTGCAGCACGTTCAATTTGTCAACTTCATAGATTGAGAAGTGCAGCATTTCCTCAAGGAAAGCATGCATCTCCTCAGAAGATATGGACATGTTAAAGTGCATTTGGCTGAAGAGATCCGATTCTTTGACGCTCATGAACATTTTGGCGTCCGGCACCAGCACCGTTACGGTGTGTCCTCTGTCCATCAACATTTCCAACACAATTTTGAGATTAATCCAATGACTGCCTTCGGTTGGCCAGATCAAGATGTTCCCACATTCTGCGGGGCCGAACAAAATGAAGAAGGAAAGGAAACAAGCTACAAGTCTCATGATGGGAGAGTAAAAGAGagtcgctctctctccctcaaaTGTATTCTGTCGGGTGTAATGATTAACCTAGTTTATAGACTTTTATCAAGTGCAAAGGTGTGGTGTTCATACATTCATGTTAGAGGACAAAAATAAAGGCAGGACAGATTCACctgacaaaaataaattatgaatatttatttttatattttggacaCCTTTATACAA contains:
- the LOC130566538 gene encoding UDP-glucuronosyltransferase 2C1-like is translated as MRLVACFLSFFILFGPAECGNILIWPTEGSHWINLKIVLEMLMDRGHTVTVLVPDAKMFMSVKESDLFSQMHFNMSISSEEMHAFLEEMLHFSIYEVDKLNVLQIVIKFYQLASQHLAMGISYCDGILKSPGLLDRLRRGKFDVVLSDPIFPCSDIMAEQLNVPLVFTFRFSIGHATERMCGQIPAPPSYVPGAMSKLTDNMTFTERIANMIFYLSQDAFAKILWRTFDNYYTEYLGRPTSYCEMLGKADIWLIRTYWDFEYPRPFLPNFKYVGGLHCTPAKPLPKDMEEFVQSSGDDGIVVFSLGSMVKNMTKEKSNTIASALAQIPQKVLWRYVGEKPDTLGPNTRIYDWIPQNDLLGHPKTRAFITHGGTNGIYEAIYHGVPMVGIPLFGDQPDNMAHMIARGAAVVMDYNSMKTQDLLDGLNAVITDPSYKEKAAHLSRVHHDRPVKPLDEAVFWIEFVMRNKGAKHLRVEAHNLTWYQYHCLDVFAFLITIMTVILYIFFKMCKCFIMRCRLRSKAKSKRE